In the genome of Rhodoplanes sp. Z2-YC6860, one region contains:
- a CDS encoding ABC transporter ATP-binding protein: MTLLSLQGVTRRFGGLVAVDAINLEVAQGGVTAVIGPNGAGKTTLFNLISGFREPNAGRIVFAGEDITARPPEKIAALGLIRTFQLVQLFQNLSVLENIQVGCHLHTTGGALSALARSRGTRAAEREVEARARELLDFVGLEGAADAESTALAYGQQRLLEIARALAARPKLLLLDEPAAGLSTDESKRLSATIRAIAQRGTTVLLIEHDMKLVMNTADTIAVLDFGRKIAQGTPAEVRENPAVVAAYLGVGHGADHA; encoded by the coding sequence ATGACGCTTTTATCTCTGCAGGGCGTGACGCGTCGATTTGGCGGGCTGGTCGCCGTCGATGCCATCAATCTCGAGGTCGCCCAGGGTGGCGTCACCGCGGTGATCGGGCCAAACGGTGCCGGCAAGACCACGCTGTTCAATCTGATTTCCGGGTTCCGGGAGCCGAATGCCGGACGCATCGTGTTCGCGGGCGAGGACATCACAGCGCGTCCGCCGGAGAAGATCGCCGCATTGGGCCTTATCCGCACCTTCCAATTGGTGCAGCTCTTCCAGAATCTGTCGGTGCTCGAGAACATCCAGGTCGGATGCCATCTGCACACCACGGGCGGCGCTTTGTCGGCCCTGGCCCGAAGCCGCGGCACGCGGGCGGCCGAGCGCGAGGTCGAGGCGCGGGCGCGCGAACTGCTCGATTTTGTCGGATTGGAAGGTGCCGCCGATGCGGAATCCACCGCGCTCGCCTACGGCCAGCAACGGCTTCTCGAAATCGCGCGAGCACTGGCGGCGCGGCCGAAGCTTCTGTTGCTCGACGAGCCCGCGGCAGGACTTTCGACCGATGAGTCCAAGCGTCTGTCGGCGACCATCCGCGCGATCGCCCAGCGTGGCACCACGGTGCTGCTGATCGAGCATGACATGAAGCTTGTGATGAACACGGCCGACACTATCGCGGTGCTGGATTTCGGCCGCAAGATCGCCCAAGGCACGCCGGCCGAGGTCCGCGAGAACCCTGCTGTCGTCGCAGCCTATCTCGGTGTGGGTCATGGAGCCGATCATGCCTGA
- a CDS encoding branched-chain amino acid ABC transporter permease, with protein MPDLSYLPQIALSGIAVGCIYGLIGIGFCVIYNASGIVNFAQGAFVMMGGMIAYSALKTLGLPLPIAAAAAIVVVAAAGVVVERIVVRPLWDRKATMFVMILATLAAQIVVERLALIVAGDQPRTLPQFTDLPPIRFGSVAVSYQFLWIVGISFLLIVLLDQFFKRTKTGKAMRACAFNREAASLQGINVSRMLALSFALSAGLGAIAGVLITPTQYTAFNVGVPFAISGFIAAIVGGFGHPLGAFIGGIMLGLAQSIAIVAFGAGLKNVAALSVLLIFLFIRPGGILGETK; from the coding sequence ATGCCTGACCTGTCGTATCTCCCCCAGATCGCGCTGTCCGGCATCGCCGTCGGCTGCATCTACGGCCTGATCGGCATCGGCTTCTGCGTCATCTACAACGCCAGCGGCATCGTGAACTTCGCCCAGGGCGCGTTCGTGATGATGGGCGGCATGATCGCCTATAGCGCGCTCAAGACGCTCGGCCTGCCGCTACCGATTGCAGCCGCGGCCGCCATCGTTGTGGTCGCGGCCGCGGGTGTCGTCGTTGAACGCATCGTGGTGCGGCCGCTGTGGGATCGCAAGGCGACCATGTTCGTGATGATCCTGGCGACGCTCGCGGCCCAGATCGTCGTTGAGCGCCTGGCGTTGATCGTGGCCGGCGATCAGCCCCGAACCTTGCCGCAGTTCACCGACCTGCCGCCGATCCGGTTCGGCTCGGTGGCCGTGAGCTACCAGTTCCTCTGGATCGTCGGCATTTCGTTCCTTCTGATCGTTCTGCTCGACCAGTTCTTCAAGCGGACCAAGACCGGCAAGGCGATGCGCGCCTGCGCGTTCAATCGCGAGGCTGCGTCGCTGCAAGGCATCAACGTCTCGCGCATGCTGGCGCTGTCATTCGCGCTGTCGGCCGGGCTCGGCGCCATCGCCGGTGTCCTCATCACGCCGACGCAATACACCGCGTTCAATGTCGGCGTGCCATTTGCAATCTCAGGCTTCATCGCCGCCATCGTCGGCGGCTTTGGCCATCCGCTCGGAGCGTTCATCGGCGGCATCATGCTGGGGCTCGCGCAATCGATCGCCATCGTGGCGTTCGGTGCGGGCTTGAAGAACGTGGCCGCGCTGTCGGTGCTGCTGATCTTCCTTTTCATCCGGCCGGGGGGCATCCTCGGCGAAACCAAGTAA
- a CDS encoding cupin domain-containing protein: protein MDLHKIDWENIPWEPVREGITRKAFSGNGATLALHKLMPKHEPKPHKHTYEQIVYILAGHIRFHVGDKSVVLGPGGLLQIPPDVMHWGEVVGDEPVLNLDIFTPVREEYAPAP from the coding sequence ATGGACCTGCACAAGATTGATTGGGAGAACATCCCGTGGGAGCCGGTGCGCGAAGGCATCACGCGCAAGGCGTTCTCCGGCAACGGCGCGACGCTCGCTCTGCACAAGCTGATGCCGAAGCACGAGCCGAAGCCCCACAAGCACACGTACGAACAGATCGTCTACATTCTCGCCGGCCACATCCGCTTCCATGTCGGCGACAAGAGCGTGGTGCTCGGCCCCGGCGGTCTGCTGCAAATCCCGCCCGACGTGATGCATTGGGGCGAAGTGGTCGGCGACGAGCCGGTGCTGAACCTCGATATCTTCACGCCGGTGCGCGAGGAGTACGCCCCGGCGCCATAG
- a CDS encoding nicotinate phosphoribosyltransferase: protein MAQLDIAQRVYNHAWKLDPIVRSLLDTDFYKLLMLQMIWARHPDVRATFSLLNRTRRIRLADTIDQKALRDQLDHARTIRFTKKEMIWLAGNSFYGRKQIFSPEFLAWLERFELPDYDLHKEDGEFVLEFPGLWTHTSMWEIPALAIINELRSRAALKGLGRFTLDVLYARAKAKLWSKVERLAKLPDLKISDFGTRRRHSFLWQRWCVEALKEGLSDALIGTSNVLLAMDTDMEAIGTNAHELPMVLAALATSDEELRQAPYRVLQDWKKFYGGNLLIVLPDTFGTPSFLRYAPDWIADWTGFRPDSAPPIEGGEMIIDWWRAKGQNPQDKLLVFSDALDVDTIERTYQHFRGKARMSFGWGTNLTNDFAGCAPHPNDQLGAISLVCKVKEANGRPAVKLSDSINKAMGLPSEIKRYLSVFGTEGRVEQPVLI from the coding sequence ATGGCACAGCTCGACATCGCCCAACGTGTTTACAACCACGCGTGGAAGCTCGACCCTATCGTCCGCAGCCTGCTCGACACGGATTTCTACAAGCTTTTGATGCTGCAGATGATATGGGCGCGGCATCCGGATGTGCGTGCGACCTTCTCGCTGCTCAATCGAACCAGGCGTATCAGGCTGGCCGATACCATCGATCAGAAAGCACTACGCGACCAGCTCGATCACGCCCGCACCATCCGCTTCACCAAAAAGGAGATGATCTGGCTCGCCGGCAATTCGTTCTACGGGCGCAAGCAGATTTTCTCGCCCGAATTTCTGGCGTGGCTCGAGCGCTTCGAGCTGCCCGATTACGATCTGCACAAGGAAGACGGCGAGTTCGTGCTAGAATTCCCGGGGCTGTGGACCCACACCTCGATGTGGGAGATCCCGGCGCTTGCGATCATCAACGAGCTGCGCTCGCGGGCCGCGCTCAAGGGGCTGGGTCGCTTTACGCTCGACGTGCTCTACGCGCGCGCCAAGGCCAAGCTGTGGTCGAAGGTGGAGCGGCTGGCGAAACTGCCCGATCTCAAGATTTCGGACTTCGGCACGCGTCGGCGCCACAGCTTTCTCTGGCAACGCTGGTGCGTGGAGGCGCTGAAGGAAGGCTTAAGTGATGCGCTGATCGGCACCAGCAACGTGTTGCTCGCCATGGATACCGACATGGAAGCGATCGGCACCAACGCACACGAACTGCCGATGGTGTTGGCGGCCCTGGCCACGAGTGACGAGGAGCTACGACAGGCGCCCTATCGCGTGCTGCAGGATTGGAAGAAATTCTACGGCGGCAATCTTCTGATCGTGCTGCCGGACACGTTCGGCACGCCTTCATTTCTCCGCTATGCGCCCGATTGGATCGCCGACTGGACCGGCTTTCGTCCGGACTCAGCGCCGCCCATCGAAGGCGGCGAGATGATCATCGACTGGTGGCGCGCCAAGGGCCAGAACCCGCAAGACAAGCTCCTGGTGTTTTCCGATGCGCTCGATGTCGACACCATCGAGCGCACGTACCAGCATTTTCGCGGCAAGGCGCGGATGAGCTTCGGCTGGGGCACCAACCTGACCAACGATTTCGCGGGCTGCGCGCCGCATCCGAACGATCAGCTCGGCGCAATCTCGCTGGTCTGCAAGGTCAAGGAGGCGAACGGACGTCCGGCGGTGAAGCTCTCCGACAGCATCAACAAGGCGATGGGTCTACCGAGCGAGATCAAACGCTATCTCTCGGTGTTCGGCACCGAGGGACGCGTCGAGCAGCCGGTTCTGATCTGA
- a CDS encoding acetate--CoA ligase family protein yields the protein MFRSVEYLLRPKSIALVGASDSSRGGWGQEIYQNLEFGGFPAKVYLINPKRDELWGRKVYPSFAALPEPVDLALTVIPTAAVVDTLTEGAQNGLKCALIFAAQFGEGGDPEGQKRAQALRALSDNNGLRISGPNCMGSLAIREKLLLYPAKRVRSLQPGGVGVVFQSGGTFQFWLQQAALRGLDFSYAVSSGNELDLDLADYINFLVDDEHTKTIVCLVEGVRRPQAFMAAAEKALKAAKPIILLKVGRSERGKAATASHTGAIAADDQVFDAVCRKYGIVRCPSLDDLLETSLAFSQGRLPKGNRIAMACYSGGAKGLVLDYASDEGAEMAPFTPETRARLQPMVDPGLAAENPLDVGPAVGVQAPKFAEICKVVCADPTVDLVTVQGLVPTGPNDPYNAEPLRGVLASTDKPVLAFGRISQNASEVSRKYQSETGVPFIQGLPQTVRALQGLVRYAAALRRKPVAAPAPQGRAENLKGAALDALLSTHDLNAPKSAMAKTADEAAAAASRIGFPVALKIVSPQASHKTEVGGVSLGLRDASEVRAAAETMSARLVAHDAGARIEGFLVQEMVSGLEIILGVREDPQFGPFMLVGLGGVMVEVMRDVAIRLLPVDEPTAREMLASLRSASLLGEFRGRPARDIDAVVRAMTGLSRLFLDHRAFLSDFEINPLIVLAKGDGARAVDVRVVPRQA from the coding sequence GTGTTTCGGTCAGTTGAGTATCTGCTCCGCCCGAAATCCATCGCGCTTGTTGGCGCATCCGACTCCAGCCGCGGCGGGTGGGGTCAGGAAATCTACCAGAACCTGGAGTTCGGCGGTTTCCCGGCAAAGGTCTATCTGATCAATCCGAAACGCGACGAGCTGTGGGGCCGGAAGGTCTATCCGAGCTTCGCCGCGCTCCCGGAGCCGGTCGATCTCGCCTTGACGGTGATCCCGACGGCCGCGGTCGTCGACACGCTCACCGAGGGCGCGCAAAACGGCTTGAAATGCGCGCTGATCTTCGCGGCGCAATTTGGCGAAGGCGGAGATCCCGAAGGCCAGAAGCGTGCACAGGCGTTGCGCGCACTGTCGGACAACAACGGGCTTCGGATTTCCGGTCCGAATTGCATGGGCTCGCTCGCGATTCGCGAGAAGCTTCTGCTTTATCCAGCCAAGCGTGTGCGTTCACTGCAGCCGGGTGGCGTCGGGGTTGTGTTCCAGTCCGGCGGCACCTTCCAGTTCTGGCTGCAGCAGGCGGCGCTGCGCGGGCTCGACTTCTCTTATGCGGTGTCGAGCGGCAACGAGCTCGATCTCGATCTCGCCGACTACATCAATTTCCTGGTCGACGACGAGCACACCAAGACCATTGTCTGTCTCGTCGAGGGCGTGCGGCGGCCGCAGGCCTTCATGGCGGCGGCCGAGAAGGCGCTCAAAGCCGCGAAGCCGATCATACTTCTCAAGGTCGGGCGCAGCGAACGCGGCAAGGCCGCGACCGCAAGCCACACCGGCGCCATTGCGGCAGACGATCAGGTGTTCGACGCGGTGTGCCGCAAATATGGCATCGTGCGCTGTCCGTCGCTGGACGATCTGCTGGAAACATCGCTCGCCTTCAGCCAGGGACGCCTGCCGAAGGGCAACCGTATTGCCATGGCCTGCTACTCGGGCGGCGCCAAGGGACTCGTGCTCGACTACGCCAGCGACGAGGGCGCCGAGATGGCGCCGTTCACGCCGGAAACCCGTGCCCGGCTTCAGCCGATGGTCGATCCGGGGCTTGCGGCCGAGAATCCGCTCGACGTCGGTCCCGCCGTCGGCGTGCAGGCGCCGAAGTTTGCCGAGATTTGCAAGGTCGTCTGCGCCGATCCGACGGTCGATCTGGTCACGGTGCAGGGGCTCGTGCCGACCGGGCCGAACGACCCGTACAATGCCGAGCCGCTGCGAGGCGTTCTCGCCTCGACCGACAAACCGGTGCTGGCCTTTGGCCGCATCTCGCAGAATGCTTCGGAGGTCAGCCGCAAATATCAAAGCGAGACCGGGGTGCCGTTCATCCAAGGCTTGCCGCAGACAGTTCGCGCGCTGCAGGGCCTGGTGCGCTACGCGGCGGCGCTCCGGCGCAAACCCGTTGCCGCGCCGGCGCCGCAGGGCCGTGCGGAAAACCTCAAAGGCGCGGCGCTCGACGCGCTGCTGAGCACTCATGATTTGAACGCGCCCAAAAGCGCGATGGCCAAGACCGCCGATGAAGCCGCTGCCGCCGCCTCCCGCATCGGTTTTCCCGTGGCGCTGAAAATCGTCTCGCCGCAAGCCAGCCACAAAACCGAGGTTGGCGGCGTTTCGCTTGGATTGCGCGATGCCAGCGAGGTCCGGGCCGCGGCGGAGACGATGAGCGCGCGCCTCGTTGCGCACGATGCCGGCGCCCGGATCGAAGGTTTCCTGGTGCAGGAGATGGTGTCGGGCCTTGAGATCATCCTTGGCGTCCGCGAAGACCCGCAATTCGGTCCGTTCATGCTGGTCGGGCTCGGCGGCGTCATGGTCGAGGTGATGCGTGACGTGGCCATTCGGTTGCTGCCGGTTGACGAGCCAACCGCGCGCGAGATGCTGGCCTCGTTGCGGAGCGCGTCGCTGCTCGGCGAGTTCCGCGGCCGTCCGGCGCGCGATATCGACGCCGTCGTTCGAGCGATGACGGGCCTGTCGCGGCTGTTCCTCGATCATCGGGCGTTCCTGTCCGATTTCGAGATCAATCCGCTGATCGTTCTTGCGAAAGGCGACGGCGCTCGCGCGGTCGACGTTCGCGTGGTGCCCCGTCAAGCCTAG
- a CDS encoding acyl-CoA dehydrogenase family protein produces the protein MDAQSAPDGLNFELPEEIRMLKDAVRKFVDRELIPIERTARENNKLKPEVRKHLTAKAKELGLQGYDVPVEYGGLGMGLVAKATVWAELGRSIALPSRGADVFGPNVSPILYHLNDEQKKKYLLPTIRGELNWCLAQTEPEAGGDPGGMRTTAVREGDHYVINGTKRFITNADEAHFTQLVAATDRSKGSRGGISAFIVDMKSPGVKLLRAQELVIDDRPWEIAFDNVKVPVEDRIGEEGEGFAHAQHWLNVGRIRHGARSIGVIERCLELGTKYAKERVTFGKPLADRQAVQWMLAESFMEMHQLRLMVYDAAWKYDQGRDIRAEAYMAKIFGDTQSFHAADRCMEIHGGMGLATDLPIEKFWRDQRSMMITEGPIEILKMTLARHVLRTYG, from the coding sequence ATGGATGCACAGTCCGCGCCTGACGGGCTGAATTTTGAGCTTCCGGAGGAAATCCGGATGCTCAAGGACGCCGTTCGCAAGTTCGTCGATCGCGAGCTGATCCCGATCGAGCGCACCGCGCGCGAGAACAACAAGCTCAAGCCCGAGGTGCGAAAGCATCTGACCGCCAAGGCCAAGGAACTGGGCCTGCAAGGCTACGACGTGCCGGTGGAATACGGCGGTCTCGGCATGGGACTCGTTGCCAAGGCGACGGTCTGGGCCGAGCTCGGCCGCAGCATTGCGCTGCCGTCGCGCGGCGCCGACGTGTTCGGCCCCAACGTCAGCCCGATCCTCTATCATCTCAACGACGAGCAGAAGAAGAAGTATCTGCTGCCGACGATCCGCGGCGAGCTGAATTGGTGCCTGGCCCAGACCGAGCCCGAAGCCGGCGGCGATCCCGGCGGCATGCGGACGACGGCCGTTCGTGAGGGCGACCACTACGTCATCAACGGCACCAAGCGCTTCATCACCAACGCCGACGAGGCGCATTTCACGCAGCTCGTTGCGGCGACCGACCGCTCCAAAGGCTCGCGTGGCGGGATTTCTGCCTTCATCGTCGATATGAAATCGCCCGGCGTGAAACTGCTGCGGGCGCAGGAACTCGTCATCGACGACCGGCCCTGGGAGATCGCCTTCGACAACGTCAAGGTGCCGGTCGAGGATCGGATCGGCGAGGAGGGAGAAGGCTTCGCCCACGCGCAGCACTGGCTCAATGTCGGCCGCATCCGCCATGGCGCGCGCAGCATTGGCGTGATCGAGCGCTGTCTCGAGCTCGGCACCAAATACGCGAAAGAGCGCGTCACCTTCGGCAAGCCGTTGGCGGACCGGCAGGCGGTGCAGTGGATGCTCGCCGAGAGTTTCATGGAGATGCATCAGTTGCGGCTGATGGTCTACGACGCCGCGTGGAAATATGATCAGGGCCGTGACATCCGCGCCGAGGCCTATATGGCCAAGATTTTCGGCGACACCCAGTCGTTCCACGCCGCCGACCGCTGCATGGAGATCCACGGCGGCATGGGGCTCGCGACCGATCTGCCGATCGAGAAATTCTGGAGAGACCAGCGCAGCATGATGATCACCGAAGGTCCGATCGAGATTCTGAAGATGACGCTCGCGCGTCATGTGCTCCGGACTTACGGCTGA